A genomic segment from Glycine max cultivar Williams 82 chromosome 1, Glycine_max_v4.0, whole genome shotgun sequence encodes:
- the LOC100797178 gene encoding FCS-Like Zinc finger 2, with protein MAGGSIKRHCFSEEDDVEPGYSGHNHFHHYQHGFISRTLGYGTFYNRRVRSHSIFSPRSGRFYDARFEDHQPHFLQACSLCKKPLGDNRDIFMYRGDTPFCSEECRQEQIERDEAKEKNKNLSSSMKALRKKEQRNSVSPNKTQDYSFRAGTVAAA; from the exons ATGGCCGGTGGTTCTATCAAGAGACATTGTTTCTCCGAAGAGGACGATGTGGAGCCTGGGTATTCTGGGCACAACCACTTCCATCATTACCAACACGGTTTTATTTCTAGGACATTGGGTTATGGCACTTTCTACAACCGACGTGTGAGGAGCCATTCGATTTTCTCGCCGAGATCTGGGAGATTTTATGATGCCAGATTCGAAGACCACCAACCCCACTTTCTTCAAGCTTGTTCTCTTTGCAAGAAACCTCTCGGGGATAATAGAGACATCTTCATGTACAG AGGGGACACGCCTTTTTGTAGCGAAGAGTGTAGACAAGAGCAAATAGAGAGAGACGAAGCAAAGGAGAAGAACAAGAACCTTTCATCCTCGATGAAGGCTTTGAGAAAAAAGGAGCAAAGAAATTCTGTCTCCCCAAACAAGACCCAGGATTACTCCTTTCGTGCAGGGACGGTTGCTGCCGCTTAG